CTAGTCTCTTCTTTCACAGTCCTACCAGTATCCAGCTATAAACCACTACTAAATTCAGATTCACCGCGAGATTTCAGTCTGTTATTGCAAAGTGCCCCGAAATCAACATTAAATATCCTAATCTCTTGGTGATCATCaatttgcttattattattaaacCAGCTAGAAGAAGCACCTGATGATACAATCATCGAATCACCACCACTACCAGCATTCGATATCTGCTGCTGGCGGTCGTCTACATTGGCAGAATAAGTCGCCACTTTCTTCATTGTTCATCCAATTGCAAGTCTTCTTAATTGACTGTTTAGTACATCCGCTAGAGTTAACTTGTTCTCTTGGATCGCCTCGGCACAAGCCATCAACTCATTGACAAGACTAATGCTAGTCTCTTCGTTCACTGTCCTACCAGTATCTGGCAATAAATGGCCGCGAAATTNTTCATCTTCCCtcaatttcccattaactcttgctacatacccaacaGCACTTGATGATACAATCATTGAATCATCCTCATTACCACCGCCACCAGCAGCAGTCGAAATCttctggtggtggtggtggtggtgttcGTCTACACTCATAGAAGAAGACGAATTAGGAATATTGTTATCTGAGATCAAACTATGAGTCCAGCCTGAAATATCAGAAGCAGCGTAGATGATTGCATCTGTATTAGAAACAAATGAATCTTCATCTTCCATAATTGTATCCATGGATATCTCTagtgaactcatccttctttttttttgggtaaattgCTGGAGCTACCTTCTTGCTTccctaaaataagttatatttcGCTTTCACTTCATactaaatatcaattaatatagatattatgataaaaatagtcatatctataattaattattaagagACATGAAAtgtaaacggagggagtatgcaTTTTTCAACAACAAAGCATCAACTTAATCAACAAAGGACAGTGATCCAAACAATAGACAGGTCCCATTTGAATAtggatatttctttatttaaaagGTTTGGTCatatattgaattatttttaaaaattaaaatttgagaaaGTGATTTTAACTAGTTTTCACACTGCGTAATTTTCCCGGCAATTGCCAATTGAGTCTAGACTCTTTTTAATTCTACCAATCAAGTCTTGATTCGATGTTTATTAAAATGAAAGATACATTTCAATGACAAGAGTCATTCAATTTTATCACATTAAATTATTGGAGTACTTTTTAGTCATATAAAGGTTATTCAACTTTAAATTTATCACACAAAAgtcatttttctattttgttgtcACATAAAAGTCACCTAACTTTTGCCtagttaacaaaaaaaaagaaaatatgagttAAGCTATCCCGTCAGGTCTGCCTACtttgtttttaatttgtatCAGCCCATCTTTTTATCAATCGCCTACACTATGGCCTCAAATAGAGCTGTGACACGACTTATATGCATCTCGACTATTTGACTAAATACCTAAAAATGGCGGTAGACAAGAGTCAACCCTTCAATGCTAAGGTATACACGCGATTGACATACCAATTTTGCAAATGTAACTTCAAACTAAGGAGCTTTCATCTTGAAAAAAAGCAGTAGACTGAATTTGGCCTAACTCATTGGTAGCCCTCTAAAGTTGATACGATATTTCACTTAAACACCTTATCTGGATGATGTTCAATTTAGACACCTCATATAGGGTCTCGCTATGTTGACACTTTTTGTTTACATAGCATAATGAGTGTGATACTCATTGATAAGTGCGTGAAATAGttctttagtttatttttagttattttttttcttcttcttccccatttTCAGCCACCATTCTCCCAAGTTAAATTTCATCCATTGTGAAGGAAGGTTTCAACAACAATGATGGaaaatgttcttaaaatttaagaataaacccattcataaaattctttttgaaagaatataatatttgcACGAAAGTTAATTTAAGAAGATTAATAAAAGCTTATCTCAATAATTTGCAGGGGCAATGGTGTGTAGAGGCGGAACCAAGATTAAAAGTTTGGAGGTTCTAAATTTCCTTTTAGAATAAAGAGAGGGGGTTCGGAGCTACAACTCTAGCGTGAAAAGCATTTTCACGGTCTCTTCCTTACCACTAAACCGTCTATTAATTTTGTTGAgggtatatacatatatatttatttaattttttaatacaaatacagGGTCTACGAAAAAGCTACTTGGTTCGTCAGAACCCACGAACCCCCACCTAGCTCCACCAATGTGCAAATGTGGGGGAGAAGAGAAGTGCGCTCCGGGGGTATTTGGAGAtcctgaaaaaaaaatattcaatggtTGCACAGTTTTATTTTTactcaatattaattatttaaaaattatttttgacacACATGACAAATGTCGTCATTTAATCCGTCACTTTACACGTCATTCGTGAGTATAACACACTCTATGTTTTTGGTGATATTAAATTTTAGTTGAACCTTTCCATGCATAACAAGTTAGCTAGTTTAACGATTCACAGGTAGTTATAGCAATCTTAGTTCCAAGCGTATGAATGAGGGAAGCAGATTAATGTTCTTCTTTACGTTTCTCAATTATGGATTTTCGCATAAGAAGTCTCTTGTGCTCCTTCTCTACTACCACTGCTAAATGCGAGAGGGCATCCCCGAGCTTGGAAACCTACTTTGCAGGGATAGATCATTGTTTTTGAGTTGTCAAGGGATTCAGCCAAATGTGACAAGTGATTCCTGAGACCTTCAGCTTCAATACTCTGGAAAAATAAGCATAATGAATGATGCAGAGACAAGAAGTGCCTCGTCTTCCATAGAAGGCAATACCTAATTTATAGAACGGTAACTATGATGAAGGACTTCTGTTATTCCTAGTTTTTCCTTTGGGAATTACAATTAGTTTGTTTTCAAGCCTGGAAAaagtttagacaattaaaaacAGAAAGGTATTGCAGATAACGTAAGTGTTATATTCTGATAATTTGATGAATTAACAAACTATGAGAACTAGTAGAGAGACATGATCCCTCGTGTGGAAGTTGTTCAGGACAAGTCAATGGAGTACAGCTGCAAAGCTGCCACACCTGCCGTGGTAGGTGGGCAAGACAATAGAGGTGCAGAGCTCTCGGCAATGGCATTCTACTAGGTTGTTTTGTCCATCTTATATTGGACACTTTGACAAAGAACAACCTAGTTTTTGCAAATAAGGATTCTAAAAAGCAAATGACATTTTCTCTCAACGGATGAACTACTCTCATACGAACAGCAAGGGACCTAATTGAGTGATATGCAAAAAGTTTCAAGTAGTTATTTAAGTTTAGTGTCTTGTACTAAAACATTGTAAGATTTATTCCTATGTTACGGAACATAAATCATTTAAGTTGTAATCAGTAGTGAAGTAGAGTCCATGGTTAGAGTTAGCCGTTGTGTATCTGATTGAAGTCTATGTTAACTAGAGGTATTTAATATAGTGGACAACAAGGTTATTGTTCTGAGTCTTGTAGTGGAGATATTACATGGTGTAGGATTAAGAGTTTAATCTTTTGTGATTATTGGAGTCTGTATTCACATGTTGCTTGAAGTTAGTGGAGTTGATTGAGAAATCTTGTGTGACAGATCGTGGTTTTTCtccccttgagcaaggaggtttccacgtaaagtttaGTGTTCTTTTACTTTAAGCATTTACTGTTAATAAGTACAATTAAGGACCTGCTATGTTGACTCGTGGTGGACTTataaaaactaacaattagtGATCTAAGATAAATGTTTAATAGAGAAAATAGCTTTGCAGCACGGACAATTACAAGTTCTGATAATATAGAGGGAGGAACATGTAGGTGCGACCCTCAACAACAGCAACAAATCTAGTGTCCTCCCATAAGCAGGGTCAGGTAGGATAGAGTATACGCAAACCTTAACCCTATCTCGTGGAGGGTAGAAAGACCGTTGCCAATTGACTGCCCTTAGcgttattaaatttaatgactACTGCAGAGATCCTCTCAATAACAGTGAGGTCGAAGAAACGAACCATCTTACAAAGGTTGTAAATTTGGACTGTCTGATACATCTGAGACGATACCTGTAAACAGTAAAAGAAGAGTAACACCATTACGTACACTCTGAGTTAGTTAACACATAAAACTACGTATTGGATGATGCAGGACAGTTGCAGAGCAACTTCCTCAGAGTAGCAAACTTTTCTAGGACAGCTGCAGAGTAACCACACCCATTGACTGATTCCCTAGACTTGGCTACATATCTGCCAAGTAGAGGTGGTGATTAGCGGACGACTATGCCAACTCCACATAAGACACCCATCTTTCACTTCTACTCTATATCCCTCTTCATTTGTGTACAAGGCCAGTAACAAGTCTGCGTGTCTGTACGTATTTGAAGCCAGGGGAACCAGGTTGAACCCTGCAGAGTTAAACCTCACTCGCCATTGACCCAGCGTCTCGTGTCTCACAACTCGCTCAGTCCCTTCGCAAGCAACCAAATTATAGATCTCCCTCCCTAGGTGCGGTCCGACAATCTCCAAGTCTATAGTGCTGCGCTTAGTCCACTCTGAATTTTCCAGTAAATGGAACACTGTTGAATAGTAATGCCATGCTTCCTTAATCCTATTCATAAAGACACTCTCATTGTGATTCGCTTCTGGTTCGGCAATGGTCACAATCTTCGGCTTTACTTGTTTGATTAAATCCAGCACTTTCTCAATTGCTCCTGGAATGGAAAACAGACGGTGAAGCTCGAAAACAGAGTTCACAGCCACTGCTTCCACGTTACTAGGAATATTCAACATCGATGCTTCAAGATCAGCTAAAGTATGAACCACGAATCCACGGAATTCAAATTCTACACCAATTGACTCTGCAAGTTGGGCGAGCTTCCAACCAACTTTGTGTAAAGCATCGGTACTGTCATCAGGCTGGGAGTGGCCACCAATTCCTGTGAGCTGAAAAGCCGGTGGACCGCCAGGACGCAAAGCGAGAGCCTGCAAAAGTGCTGGCCATTGCGAACCTTGATTCAAGCTGAAATCAATTACATGTACTCTCTTGGAATCGGCGAAGGCCTCCAAAATGGATTGATTGGCAGTGAAGTGGGCGAATTTGACGAAAAGGCAGCTCTCGTAGAAGCTCATATGCAAGAGCTGGTCCTTGGAATAGGATGATTCAACAATATCTCGTCGATTCGTTCTGTGAATCTTATGAGACAAAGCTTCAGCAAAATAAGTCGCCACTTTCTTCATTGCTCCTCCAATTTGTGAAACTGCAATTCTTCTTAAAACACTGGTTAGTTCATCCGCTAGACTTAAGTTGTTCTCTTGAATCGCCTCGGCACAAGCCATCAACGTATTGACAAGCCTAACGCTACTCTCTTCGTTCACTGTCTTATCAGTATCCGGCAATAAACCACCACGTAATTCTGATCTACTGCAAGTGTTGTTGCAAAGTGCTCTAAAATCAACATTAAATATCCTAATCTCTTGCTGATCATCaatttgcttattattattaaacCAGGTGGAAGATGCACTTGATGATACAATCATCGAATCATCATCACCATCACTGCCACCAGCAGCAGTCGAAATCTCCTGCTGCTGATGGTGTTCGTCTACATTGGTAGAAGACGATGATTTAGAAATATTGTGATCAGAGATCAAACTGTGAGTCCAGCCTGAAATATCAGAAGCAGCGTAGATGATTGCATCTGTATTAGAAACAAATgaatcttcatcttcatcaattGTTTCCATGGAAATCTCTCTACaattcatctttcttctttcttttttcgtTGTTGTTGGTAAATTGCtgtcaacctttttttttttttttttttttgctaatttCGAAGAGATTCGCTTTCATCGCGCGCGTAAAGAACAGCACTGAAAGTAAGATCGAGGATTAGATTTGTAatcgttcacttttacttttacTCTGTTCACTATTTCGAAAAGAGTATAAAATTTTGTGCTGCctataaaattttcttttatgaataaACCTGATAACTTAAGTAATTAATAATActccatatattttttctatataattataattacagCAAAATATAGTTGAGGAAAGTTGAGTCCTCTTTGTGCTCTAACTAGAATTATTTATTAGTAGTTATCTTCTTGAAcgattttatttacttttctaaCTCTGTATTTTTTTCATAGATACACCGAAATCAGAAATAATTCTTCAATGCAACAGACAGTTTTTAAAATTGTCTTTGCTTTTTCTTCTGAGATTATGACAAGTCATGATTGGGACAAacaagaagttttttttttttaaagcagcCACTTATTATTTTGATTCGTAATATTGGTATTGTTGGAATACTGACCCCCAGATTTGCCTAAGGAACGGGAATATTTTGTCTGTTCCTTTGCAGATTACAACAGTTACGTtatgtaaagcaaataaagtaaTGAAACAATATTTTATCGCGAAAAACCCCGACTCATAAAGGGTAAAAAACCACGACCTACAACTTTGTGGGATTTAACTCTACTTTATTAAACTCTGAGCctcaacaaaaaattacaaaccTATGTAGCCTAaggaattataaactctaattcctagTCGCCAACAACCAACTAGATCGGCGACCCCActtcaagttatgaattcaaattacaactcttgcaatcctaggaactaactctaattcctaacCTCCAACACAAACCCCACAAGGTTTATGTTCCCATGTCTACCCTATTCCTACTCCAGTTTATACTTCACTGGATctagaaagaattaaaaatacaattcgATAAAAACTCAATAcatgttgacacctaattttgaccctccccgataataattaacttgcgagtttcttaatttttaaacgatttaagataattactttataaaattcaaatatttcttcgAGGTTACTTTAAGTAATTTTAGTctattttttatagtatttttttaattaattatatatgtaattagaATTTCCTAAATattcgaaaattgtctcaaaaaagattttatGTTAATTAAATCCTCAATTGAATTAATTGGGTTTAAAGTATATTCGTAATGTGGGTTTAAAATATATCCTTTATTTGGAGTTATTTAGcttattagtttaattatttctattttcgCTAATTTGGAAAGTTTTGTTTTATCAATTTACTCTAACTTAAGATTGtggttataattttaaattgattagtttctaattaagttaattattttatttcgttaaaattGAGAAGctccttaattaatttatgaaaatccGTCTTGTTTAAATATAGGCTGAATTCACTGACTAATTTCAATTTGGCTATAATCGAAACTCATTCGGTTGTTATTTATTTGCAATTTTAACCATTGTAACCCCTCCCTTATCTTTTGTAAGACCCAAAAATGGGTCAATTGTTTCAGCCCATCCCTCCAATTTCCAGCAACAATACAATCCCAGCAGCCCATTACAATACAACATACAACACCGACCCACTCCATTCCCATATTCTCCTGACCCGGCCCACTTCCCTTTTCCTCCACAAAAATACCTAGCAAACACACAATACGCACAGCAATACCAAAACAGTACCCCTGCGNNNNNNNNNNNNNNNNNNNNNNNNNNNNNNNNNNNNNNNNNNNNNNNNNNNNNNNNNNNNNNNNNNNNNNNNNNNNNNNNNNNNNNNNNNNNNNNNNNNNNNNNNNNNNNNNNNNNNNNNNNNNNNNNNNNNNNNNNNNNNNNNNNNNNNNNNNNNNNNNNNNNNNNNNNNNNNCCCCCCCAAGAATTTCTGCCTTAATTTCATCTACAAATACCTCCCTCTCCCGCATTGCTAAGGGGATTTCCGATTTTTTCGATTGGGAAATTTTGAGTCAAGGAAAGGGATACTATACAGTGAACACATAAGTTTCTTTGAAGCCTAAAaatagacaccaaaatcaacaGGTATTCTAAAGAGCGTCTCGTTTCCAGCTTCTTCTTCCGAACACTACCCCCGCCGCCCGTTGGAATTCTGTAAGTCGCTGGTGGTGGAACAGAACGCTCCAAGTTCGTCCTGTCCTAGTTCGCTGCCCGGAAAAGGTAATGCCCCCTTTATATAATGTTCTCCTCGTCTCCTCGTATGTTTCTAAGTAGCACTTTGATGTTTGAAAGCCTCTGTATTGTGGCTATTagttgttatttgttgttgggttgATGACGTTCTTAGCATGTTGTATGTACTCTCATTCGTTTCCGTAAGTTAGTCCTAATATCGGGTCAAAACTTTAGAGACTCATTGGTGTTTTCTCCGCTACTCTATTCGAGTTTGTTTTTCTTGTTGTGTTCCCTTTCTTGATTGTCATTGAGATTGtgttatttcatatatattgtcATCAAGCCTCTAGTGTGCTGCTTTAGTTCGTTACTGTCAATATTGTTATTCGCATAGGTCTACGGTTTCAAGTCTAGCCTATGTGGTGTAAATGGTATTTGACCCATCAACTTAACTTTCTCCATCTCTCGGTCTTTCTAGTACATGCTGCTTTGAATGAAGTGTTTGAGCTATTGTCATGTTTTCTCTTTGCCCATTATTCTGATATAAGTTTGCagtaaaattcataaaaatgtgaatttttgtaGCCTTTTGTTTTGAGTTTTCTTTTGCTCCAGTTCATGCCCTCTTCCAAAATTGATGCTCATGttaatttgttcaaattttcaagttttagTAATGGTTAAGTTTGGAAGTTAGTGTCATCTTCTATAATGGGTGAATCATGTTGGCTTTAGAGGTCCAGTTTGGTAAGATgttaatttagttttagttttaaatatGATCAGGATCTAAGTTGAATTAAGCATGAATTATATATTGAGATTCCAATACTTTGCTTATCCTCTTTGTTATTTAAAGATTTGTTTGCCTTTCTCTGTGAAAAATGCTAAAAATATGGATTTTGTGTAAGCATTAATTGTTGACTTAGGATATTGGTGCGGTGGTAATCTTGAgtttctttttttgttctttttctttttttcttttttcttctttttcttgactAGTATTGGTTCTTATATGTTATCTTTTGGTGCATGTAATCTCTCCGAATGAGTCCTATGGACTTTAGCTTCTATCCCGCATCGCTCTCAAGCCATATCAGCCCAAAAATCATTCTTCAAGTCAGCCAGCCATTGAAAATCAACGTACAGCTTC
The window above is part of the Solanum stenotomum isolate F172 unplaced genomic scaffold, ASM1918654v1 scaffold28786, whole genome shotgun sequence genome. Proteins encoded here:
- the LOC125851700 gene encoding DELLA protein GAI-like, coding for MNCREISMETIDEDEDSFVSNTDAIIYAASDISGWTHSLISDHNISKSSSSTNVDEHHQQQEISTAAGGSDGDDDSMIVSSSASSTWFNNNKQIDDQQEIRIFNVDFRALCNNTCSRSELRGGLLPDTDKTVNEESSVRLVNTLMACAEAIQENNLSLADELTSVLRRIAVSQIGGAMKKVATYFAEALSHKIHRTNRRDIVESSYSKDQLLHMSFYESCLFVKFAHFTANQSILEAFADSKRVHVIDFSLNQGSQWPALLQALALRPGGPPAFQLTGIGGHSQPDDSTDALHKVGWKLAQLAESIGVEFEFRGFVVHTLADLEASMLNIPSNVEAVAVNSVFELHRLFSIPGAIEKVLDLIKQVKPKIVTIAEPEANHNESVFMNRIKEAWHYYSTVFHLLENSEWTKRSTIDLEIVGPHLGREIYNLVACEGTERVVRHETLGQWRVRFNSAGFNLVPLASNTYRHADLLLALYTNEEGYRVEVKDGCLMWSWHSRPLITTSTWQICSQV